A window of Ignicoccus hospitalis KIN4/I contains these coding sequences:
- a CDS encoding Lrp/AsnC family transcriptional regulator, with protein sequence MRGHKDLDELDYKILSLLMENARKGVREIARELNVSPATVHNRLKKMLSKGIIKGFVPLMDFSVLGYQVTAIIMLSVEGSKLKELEEELKNIKNVIAIYDITGDYDVLLIAKFKDVKALDFFVKDLLERKEIKKSVTHIAFNVVKEDFRVPL encoded by the coding sequence ATGAGGGGCCATAAGGATTTGGACGAGCTGGACTATAAGATCCTCTCCTTACTGATGGAGAACGCCCGCAAGGGGGTTAGGGAGATAGCGAGAGAGCTCAACGTGTCCCCCGCGACGGTCCACAACCGCTTGAAGAAGATGCTCTCAAAAGGGATAATAAAGGGGTTCGTGCCGCTGATGGACTTCTCCGTCCTAGGGTACCAAGTGACCGCAATAATAATGTTGAGCGTCGAAGGCTCAAAATTGAAGGAATTGGAGGAGGAGCTGAAAAACATAAAAAACGTAATTGCTATATATGACATAACCGGAGATTACGATGTACTGTTGATTGCTAAGTTTAAGGACGTGAAGGCTTTAGACTTCTTCGTTAAGGATTTGCTAGAGAGGAAGGAGATCAAGAAGAGCGTCACCCACATAGCTTTCAACGTGGTCAAGGAGGACTTCAGGGTTCCCCTTTAG
- the pyrE gene encoding orotate phosphoribosyltransferase, whose translation MRLKNYMEAFTIASFAELPWTGSTLDAEALLEAAQDPMAVLNFGRCYIKSYLARRIQECGLVKRGTFILSSGKRSDVYVDMRKLWSFPKLARLAALLMSALIRSKVEYATIVGVATGGIPLAAHLSVTLGWPMGYARPKRKEHGQMRLVEGVEPGQKVVVVDDVTTTGGSLAKTIDALRDFGAEPVLAAALLDREEGSVEEIEKRGVEFIRLLTLNQVLRGLRCE comes from the coding sequence GTGAGACTGAAGAATTATATGGAGGCGTTCACTATAGCGTCCTTCGCGGAGCTGCCGTGGACCGGCTCCACGCTCGACGCTGAGGCCTTGCTGGAAGCGGCCCAAGACCCGATGGCCGTGCTGAACTTCGGAAGGTGCTACATAAAGTCCTACCTGGCGAGGAGGATTCAAGAGTGCGGGCTGGTAAAGAGGGGCACCTTCATACTCTCCTCCGGGAAGCGAAGCGACGTTTACGTAGACATGAGGAAGCTTTGGAGCTTTCCCAAGCTCGCTAGGTTAGCAGCACTGCTCATGTCCGCCCTAATAAGGTCTAAGGTGGAGTATGCGACGATAGTCGGAGTGGCCACCGGCGGGATACCCCTCGCGGCCCACTTGTCCGTAACCTTGGGTTGGCCCATGGGCTACGCGAGGCCGAAGAGGAAGGAACACGGTCAAATGAGGCTGGTAGAGGGCGTAGAGCCCGGCCAGAAGGTAGTTGTAGTGGACGACGTGACCACCACCGGCGGCAGCTTGGCGAAGACCATAGACGCCTTGAGGGACTTCGGGGCAGAGCCTGTCTTGGCGGCCGCCTTGTTGGACAGAGAGGAGGGCAGCGTAGAGGAGATAGAAAAGAGGGGCGTGGAGTTCATCAGGTTGTTGACTCTTAACCAAGTGTTGAGGGGGTTGAGGTGCGAGTGA
- a CDS encoding methylenetetrahydrofolate reductase C-terminal domain-containing protein, whose protein sequence is MRVICPKKMLNGPCGGVRGELCEVDDFKCPFVEAFRNLRSSEYLKPLLDPGFKVGCEVVEVEPSPYVKKLEDFAVSAEVEPWGPEELERASKWRVDALNVTDNPLGLPHLDSVWASAALASKGKEVIAQLTCRGRTREALASSLLALDASGVNNVLALTGDWAPNAAFDLDAVRLVCLVQALRKGVDWEGRKTRRVRLSVGVASNPYFSYEEKRLLRKAHAGAQFAQTQPVFKKELLYKIKKYPLPTVPSLLLTTSRKVVRALMERGVDAKEFYEELVKAKREGKADELVLKKSLEMYEEAYSSELPGVHLMAPGRPDLLERFLELLRL, encoded by the coding sequence GTGCGAGTGATCTGCCCTAAGAAGATGCTCAACGGCCCTTGCGGAGGCGTGAGGGGAGAGCTCTGCGAGGTCGACGACTTCAAGTGCCCCTTCGTCGAGGCGTTTAGGAACTTAAGGAGCTCCGAGTACCTAAAGCCCTTGTTGGACCCCGGGTTCAAGGTGGGCTGCGAAGTCGTAGAGGTGGAGCCCTCCCCGTACGTCAAGAAGCTCGAGGACTTCGCGGTCTCGGCGGAGGTCGAACCTTGGGGGCCGGAGGAGCTGGAGAGGGCCTCGAAGTGGAGGGTGGACGCGCTGAACGTCACCGACAACCCCCTGGGCTTGCCCCACTTGGACTCGGTCTGGGCATCGGCCGCGCTGGCCTCCAAGGGAAAGGAGGTCATAGCCCAGCTGACTTGTAGGGGGAGGACGAGGGAGGCGCTCGCTTCCTCCTTGCTCGCGCTTGATGCCTCTGGGGTCAACAACGTTTTAGCCTTGACGGGCGACTGGGCCCCCAACGCGGCCTTCGACCTAGACGCGGTGAGGCTCGTCTGCTTGGTACAAGCCTTGAGGAAAGGGGTCGACTGGGAGGGGAGAAAGACTAGGAGGGTAAGGCTTTCGGTGGGGGTGGCCTCCAACCCGTACTTCAGTTACGAAGAGAAGAGGCTCTTGAGGAAGGCCCACGCCGGGGCCCAGTTCGCCCAGACACAACCGGTGTTCAAGAAGGAACTGTTGTACAAGATAAAGAAATACCCCCTCCCCACCGTGCCCAGCCTCTTGCTCACCACCTCTAGGAAAGTGGTGAGGGCATTAATGGAGAGGGGAGTGGACGCGAAGGAGTTCTACGAGGAGCTGGTGAAGGCTAAGAGGGAAGGCAAGGCTGACGAGCTCGTGCTCAAGAAATCCCTAGAGATGTACGAGGAGGCCTACTCGTCGGAGCTCCCCGGGGTACACTTGATGGCCCCCGGCAGGCCGGACTTGCTCGAGCGCTTCCTAGAGCTTTTGAGGCTTTAG
- a CDS encoding CBS domain-containing protein, giving the protein MEWRPRHYIKVTDYASKSVIKVLPADSLLDAANLMIRFKIRHLPVTDTEGRVIGLIGIRDVADALLKKGRERLEEEKVVDWMNDQPVKVSEDVSLHKAVELMLETGVGSIVITDDMDVIKGILSEKDVVKFLSVVPSIEAVANVASPISTYVLAGSSVREVLELMMELWSKHLVMSREGKVVGVISMLDLVKKALEDGLSAPADDAVKRTEVLPPEAPISLAAAIMVSKNKEALLVGRKEPDSIVTEKNMVRGALEVLSKL; this is encoded by the coding sequence TTGGAGTGGCGCCCGAGACACTACATCAAGGTAACCGACTACGCCTCTAAGTCGGTTATTAAGGTGCTTCCCGCCGACAGCTTGCTCGACGCGGCCAACCTCATGATAAGGTTCAAAATAAGGCACTTGCCCGTTACCGACACAGAGGGCAGGGTGATAGGGCTAATAGGCATAAGGGACGTCGCGGACGCCTTGCTCAAGAAGGGGAGAGAGAGGCTGGAGGAGGAGAAGGTCGTCGACTGGATGAACGACCAGCCCGTGAAGGTGAGCGAGGACGTCTCGTTGCACAAGGCAGTGGAGTTGATGTTGGAGACCGGGGTAGGCTCCATAGTAATTACGGACGATATGGACGTAATAAAGGGGATATTGAGCGAGAAGGACGTGGTCAAGTTCCTCTCCGTGGTACCCTCCATAGAGGCAGTAGCGAACGTGGCCTCGCCGATAAGCACCTACGTTTTGGCTGGGTCGTCGGTGAGGGAAGTGTTAGAACTGATGATGGAGCTATGGTCCAAGCACTTAGTTATGAGTAGGGAGGGCAAGGTGGTTGGCGTGATATCCATGCTAGACTTAGTGAAGAAGGCGCTGGAAGACGGCCTTTCGGCCCCGGCGGACGACGCGGTCAAGAGGACGGAAGTCCTACCCCCTGAGGCGCCCATCTCGCTCGCCGCCGCCATAATGGTATCCAAGAACAAGGAGGCGCTCTTGGTCGGGAGGAAGGAGCCGGACTCGATAGTTACTGAAAAGAACATGGTGAGGGGCGCCTTAGAGGTGCTGTCCAAGCTATGA
- a CDS encoding DUF1028 domain-containing protein: MTYTVVARKGAELASLTVSPSPGVGRRAVWWGPKGVVVVQGYSSRELAKAAYERIDDPEEALEVVLNDPLAGYRQAIVVPREGEVQSFTGVGTLPAKGFVKRRLGELELYCIGNGLANAKVLTSSCSTSSNDVLKAVFEVARVAEAYGGNRPGSKSAALVYLGNFSFFEEVLKSESPVHRLWAELVAPTPLY; the protein is encoded by the coding sequence GTGACCTATACCGTAGTGGCGCGCAAGGGGGCGGAGTTGGCCTCCCTAACGGTTTCCCCCTCCCCCGGAGTGGGGAGGAGGGCCGTCTGGTGGGGCCCCAAGGGGGTGGTAGTGGTCCAAGGCTACTCCTCAAGGGAGCTCGCGAAGGCCGCCTACGAGAGGATAGACGACCCCGAGGAGGCGTTGGAGGTCGTGCTTAACGACCCCCTGGCGGGCTACCGCCAAGCGATAGTGGTGCCCCGGGAAGGTGAGGTGCAGAGCTTCACCGGGGTAGGTACCTTGCCGGCCAAGGGTTTCGTCAAGAGGAGGTTGGGGGAGTTGGAGCTTTATTGCATAGGCAACGGCCTCGCGAACGCAAAGGTCTTGACCTCCTCTTGCTCCACGAGCTCTAACGACGTACTCAAGGCGGTCTTCGAAGTCGCTCGGGTGGCGGAAGCTTACGGGGGCAACCGGCCCGGCTCCAAGAGCGCCGCGCTGGTTTACCTAGGCAATTTTAGCTTCTTCGAGGAGGTGCTTAAGTCCGAGTCCCCGGTCCACCGCTTGTGGGCGGAGCTGGTGGCTCCCACGCCCCTTTATTAG
- a CDS encoding hydrogenase maturation protease, with protein MRRALVLGLGNRNLGDDAVGSCLAEALAARAPEGVEVKDGDDMGLGLLGFLEGYDLVIFVDASPDVEDVEAFLIEAEKAELEEAREMVQDSHKAGPVALAVLAKKSGLFQGKAYFVAFKPESLCFMCKPSEASLERALKAAELVNKLLQKEGFPQFDLEGLRLDLIRTCEKSSVEASWAV; from the coding sequence ATGAGGCGCGCGCTGGTCCTAGGGCTGGGGAACCGGAACCTCGGGGACGACGCCGTGGGCAGCTGCCTAGCCGAAGCCTTGGCGGCGAGGGCCCCGGAGGGGGTGGAAGTGAAGGACGGGGACGACATGGGCTTGGGCCTCTTGGGCTTCCTCGAGGGCTACGATTTGGTAATATTCGTGGACGCATCTCCGGACGTAGAGGACGTGGAGGCCTTCCTCATAGAGGCGGAAAAGGCGGAGTTGGAGGAAGCGAGGGAGATGGTCCAAGACAGCCACAAGGCCGGGCCCGTTGCGCTGGCGGTCCTAGCTAAGAAGTCCGGCCTATTTCAAGGGAAGGCTTACTTCGTCGCCTTCAAGCCCGAGAGCTTGTGCTTTATGTGTAAGCCCTCCGAGGCCAGCTTGGAGAGGGCCCTGAAGGCGGCCGAACTCGTTAACAAACTGTTACAGAAGGAAGGCTTCCCCCAGTTCGACTTGGAGGGGCTTCGGCTCGACCTAATTAGGACGTGTGAGAAGTCCTCTGTCGAGGCGTCTTGGGCCGTTTGA
- a CDS encoding DUF211 domain-containing protein produces MTKVVLDAVKPIKGPSIVDVSKELADAGGVGKVIIRVDEVDVGSITMTITIEGNDIDFDKVVDVLERLGVVIHSIDEAEAEP; encoded by the coding sequence TTGACGAAGGTCGTTTTGGACGCGGTGAAACCGATAAAGGGACCCAGTATAGTGGACGTCTCCAAAGAATTAGCCGACGCCGGGGGAGTGGGGAAGGTCATCATAAGGGTGGACGAGGTGGACGTGGGAAGCATAACTATGACCATAACTATAGAGGGTAACGACATAGACTTCGACAAGGTAGTAGACGTCCTCGAGAGGTTAGGGGTGGTGATCCACTCGATAGACGAGGCCGAGGCCGAGCCATGA
- a CDS encoding TIGR00269 family protein, whose translation MRCAVCGKRVVAKDYSGRPLCEEHFLQSVVERAEKELEGVNSKILLAVSGGKDSLVLMDVVAQLRDPKDLVAATVVEGAPGGYRVKEAQVAKRFAEKLGIKHITITFKELFGKSLEEMVAKGKLSPCTYCGVFRRRALEVLARRLGAVVATGHTLDDEAHTALLNLLRGSWDDLLRLNAKSRIKPLRKVYEREVSIYAYIKKFPFQSEECPYIVRRPSLRGRLREELFEYERERPGTLFKWRERFEGLGEPKRRFKLCERCGFPTSPNRRVCKVCELAEEVGASVPRLEEHLQVGLLDDLGVRE comes from the coding sequence ATGAGGTGTGCAGTCTGCGGAAAGAGGGTCGTGGCCAAGGACTACTCCGGGAGGCCGCTCTGCGAGGAACACTTCTTACAGAGCGTGGTGGAGAGGGCAGAGAAGGAGCTGGAGGGGGTAAACTCTAAGATTTTGCTCGCGGTCTCCGGCGGGAAGGACTCGTTAGTACTCATGGACGTGGTCGCCCAGCTGCGGGACCCGAAGGACTTGGTGGCGGCCACCGTGGTGGAAGGGGCCCCAGGAGGGTACAGAGTTAAGGAAGCTCAAGTCGCCAAAAGGTTCGCAGAAAAGCTCGGAATAAAACACATTACAATTACGTTTAAGGAGCTGTTCGGGAAGAGCTTAGAGGAGATGGTTGCCAAAGGGAAGCTCAGTCCTTGCACTTACTGCGGCGTCTTCCGCAGGAGGGCGCTGGAGGTCCTCGCTAGGAGGTTGGGCGCCGTGGTGGCGACCGGCCACACCTTGGACGACGAGGCCCACACGGCCCTCTTGAATTTGTTGAGGGGCTCTTGGGACGACCTCTTGAGGCTGAACGCCAAGAGCAGGATAAAACCGCTAAGAAAGGTCTACGAGAGGGAGGTGTCTATATACGCGTACATAAAGAAGTTCCCCTTCCAGAGCGAGGAGTGTCCGTACATAGTTAGGAGGCCCTCCCTGAGGGGGAGGCTGAGGGAGGAGCTCTTCGAGTACGAGAGGGAGAGGCCGGGGACGCTCTTCAAGTGGAGGGAGAGGTTCGAGGGGCTCGGGGAGCCGAAGAGGCGCTTCAAGCTCTGCGAGCGCTGCGGCTTCCCGACCTCCCCGAACCGGAGGGTCTGCAAGGTCTGCGAGCTGGCAGAGGAGGTGGGGGCCTCAGTGCCCAGACTCGAGGAGCATCTCCAAGTAGGTCTTCTCGACGACCTCGGCGTCCGGGAATAG
- the cyaB gene encoding class IV adenylate cyclase has product MELEVKLRVRDPERAREVIKGLAQFAGEAEEEDVYFNFDCVGGCCRNFAETDEAVRLRRRGDRCFLTYKGPKKVVEGVKGREEIETEVGSCEKLKAFLEKLCLKPVAVVRKKREYWKAKGATITLDYVEGLGYFVEIESEGAGPEELKELASLFPDAEVVEKTYLEMLLESGH; this is encoded by the coding sequence TTGGAGCTCGAGGTCAAGCTCCGCGTTAGGGACCCCGAAAGGGCCAGAGAGGTGATCAAGGGCCTCGCCCAGTTCGCGGGCGAGGCGGAAGAGGAGGACGTCTACTTCAACTTCGACTGCGTTGGGGGGTGTTGTAGGAACTTCGCCGAGACGGACGAGGCGGTCAGGCTTAGGAGGAGGGGCGACCGTTGCTTCTTGACCTACAAGGGCCCCAAGAAGGTCGTCGAGGGCGTTAAGGGGAGGGAGGAGATAGAGACCGAAGTGGGCAGCTGCGAGAAACTAAAGGCCTTCTTAGAAAAGCTCTGCTTGAAGCCCGTCGCAGTGGTCAGGAAAAAGAGGGAGTACTGGAAGGCGAAGGGCGCCACAATAACTCTGGACTACGTGGAGGGCCTCGGCTACTTCGTAGAGATAGAGTCGGAGGGGGCCGGGCCGGAGGAGCTCAAGGAGCTTGCGTCCCTATTCCCGGACGCCGAGGTCGTCGAGAAGACCTACTTGGAGATGCTCCTCGAGTCTGGGCACTGA
- a CDS encoding zinc finger domain-containing protein, translated as MASESSVARPPVCSSCGRLVVPLEKEVGVHFRCPNCGEVIIWRCPKCRKQSKPYRCPRCGFEGP; from the coding sequence GTGGCCTCTGAGAGCTCTGTGGCCAGGCCGCCCGTGTGTAGCAGCTGCGGGAGGTTGGTGGTCCCCCTCGAGAAGGAAGTAGGGGTCCACTTCCGGTGCCCCAACTGCGGGGAAGTGATCATCTGGCGCTGTCCCAAGTGTAGGAAGCAGAGCAAACCCTATAGGTGCCCCCGCTGCGGCTTCGAAGGACCTTAA